A window of the Thunnus albacares chromosome 15, fThuAlb1.1, whole genome shotgun sequence genome harbors these coding sequences:
- the LOC122998383 gene encoding interferon-inducible GTPase 5-like, with protein MDNPFGYEPIEEMKEALQNNEPAEAAAKIQEYLDQQNKIPLHIGITGESGSGKSSFVNAFRGIDNRDERAAPTGCVETTSEVTPYHHPNYPNVILWDLPGIGTTNFPAYKYLEHVGFEKFDFFIIISDTRFRENDVKLAQEIQKMRKKFYFVRSKIDNDLRNEERSQREFNAERTLAQIRENCIQGLQKQGVEAPQVFLVSSFDLHLYDFHLLEETLERELPAHKRNALLLAMPTVSQEIINKKKEALQAKIKYLACLSALIASVPVPGLSVAIDLATLSDTVIEYQVTFRLDSGSLQKLALSARVPVDDLKAVMKSPLAGKEITKELSFKLVSLSVSGAALMAAEEGSRYIPMFGIPVAMALSFASTYNSLNTFLNMLADDAQRVFKKALGLNTSV; from the exons ATGGATAATCCATTTGGTTATGAACCAATAGAAGAAATGAAGGAAGCACTGCAGAACAATGAACCTGCAGAAGCAGCTGCAAAGATCCAAGAGTATTTGGATCAGCAGAATAAGATTCCACTACATATTGGCATCACAGGAGAGTCTGGTTCTGGTAAATCCTCCTTTGTGAATGCCTTCAGAGGCATAGACAACAGGGATGAGAGAGCCGCCCCTACTGGTTGTGTAGAGACCACCTCAGAGGTTACACCTTACCACCATCCAAACTATCCCAATGTTATATTATGGGATCTCCCTGGTATTGGCACCACCAACTTTCCTGCTTACAAGTACCTGGAGCATGttggatttgagaagtttgacttcttcatcatcatctctgacaCTCGCTTCAGAGAAAATGATGTGAAGCTCGCTCAGGAGATTCAGAAGATGAGGAAAAAGTTCTACTTTGTTCGCTCAAAGATTGACAACGATCTACGCAATGAGGAAAGAAGTCAGAGGGAGTTCAATGCAGAAAGGACTCTGGCACAAATCAGGGAAAACTGCATTCAAG GTCTTCAAAAACAAGGTGTTGAGGCTCCACAGGTCTTCCTGGTGTCCAGCTTTGATCTCCACCTGTATGATTTCCATCTGTTAGAGGAGACCTTAGAGAGAGAACTTCCTGCACACAAGAGGAATGCTCTGCTGTTGGCCATGCCCACTGTCAGCCAAGAGATCATCAACAAGAAGAAAGAGGCTTTACAGgccaaaataaaatatcttgCATGTTTGTCTGCGCTCATAGCATCTGTACCAGTTCCTGGGCTCTCTGTTGCTATTGATCTGGCCACTCTATCTGATACTGTCATAGAATACCAAGTTACTTTTCGTCTTGATAGTGGGTCATTGCAGAAACTTGCTCTTAGTGCACGTGTGCCTGTGGATGATCTTAAAGCAGTGATGAAATCACCACTGGCTGGTAAAGAAATAACCAAAGAGCTTAGCTTTAAGCTAGTGTCTTTGTCTGTAAGTGGAGCTGCATTAATGGCAGCAGAAGAAGGATCCAGATACATTCCAATGTTTGGAATCCCAGTAGCAATGGCCCTCTCTTTTGCCTCCACCTACAACAGTCTGAATACTTTCCTCAACATGCTCGCTGACGATGCACAGAGAGTATTCAAGAAGGCCCTGGGTTTGAACACCTCGGTGTGA